DNA sequence from the Cucumis melo cultivar AY chromosome 6, USDA_Cmelo_AY_1.0, whole genome shotgun sequence genome:
TGCTGAGCACCCACCAATCCTCCTCTAAGCACATGCAGTAGACATGGAAGAACGCCAACAGATGTTATAACTTCGATCGGAACTAAGCTAAGTAGATTCCTCAGTGCCCCAATAGCGGATTCTTGGGCGGGTGTGCCATCAATGTAAGCTAATAGACTTCGTATGCCACCTTGTGAAATCACAGAGTTCCTTAAATTTTCACTGCCTGCAGTGAGATTTTGCAAGCACTCGGCTGCGTAAGCTTTTGATTCCAAGAGAATTCCGCACCCAAGGAGATTTATCATTACTGGAATGATTCCTTCTTCGGCTAGAGATTGCCTAACCTCGGGAATAGTTGACATGTTTTTCAAAGTGCATGCAGCTGCCGCCTGCACCACGGAATTGCTTGTTCGGCAGATGTCGAGTAGTGGCTGAGCTCCTCCATGGCCAACAATTTCACGGGCAGTTTCAGCTGATATTGATAGCATTTGGAGGGAAATTGCAGCCTTTTCTTTACAAAGAGCACTGCCAGACTCAACAAGCCGTATGAGAGGTGGCAGAACACCTTCCGAAATCAGCCATTTTTCACAATTCCGTGATTCCACAATCGAGCAAATTGCCATTGCTGCTTTCTCGCGAATGAATGGAGATGTTGCAGCAAGCAATTGGATTAAAGCAGAAATGTTATTACGTCCTAAGACGGCCAGGACAGtattttcttcctctttcatgACCTCGACGAGGCTATCAAGAGCTCTGTGTTTGGCTTCCAAGTGTCCAATCTGAAGCCGCGCAAGCAATTCCCTCACGTTTTTATGGTCGTTAGACTCAGGTTGGGTCGAAGTACCAGTTACAGATACGGGCAAAGTAGCTTCGCTCAGCACTCCTGTCTTGATCAAATGACCACAGTCTCGCAAATTTAAATCCAACTTCCCAGATAAAGAGTCAAGATTATTCTGCATTCTAAGCTTCCCCTCGTATTTTTCCTGGACACAGATCTCGGCCAATTCAGTCACTTCTTCCAACGTTTTCGAGACAGCCTGTAATTGCTCCTTACAGAGAGCATTCTTGGAGAAAAAGGGGTGGCTAGACAAATCCGATAAACGAGATGGGATCTGCTCCATCTTGATAATAATCGTCTTCCACCTACCAGGAAACACTTTGACCTCCCTAGCCTTTAGTAGTGCAAGTGGAACCAGCTCTTGCGCATATGACAACCAATCTTCAGTCGACTGACGGTCTCCAGGACGTCCCTTCATACTATCTTCCACCATGACTCTCCAATTGGAAATGATTCGAGTAGTAGAGTGCTAAACTATCAGGAAAAGTTCAGACAAATCAGTCCAGTTAAGCAATGACCCAAAGGACGAAAAGGCAAAACACTACGATGTTCGCATCGAAAGGCATTGGAACAGTTACAATACAAGCACAAAACCTGTAGTTGAGGTTTAAATAAATGCCAATAAGAAAATTCAAATAGGCACATATTAAGAACTTCGAGAATCTTGTATGATCAAAGAAAACGCAAAACTATGTTGGAAACAATGAACAGACAAGCAAAAAACACAAAACTATAGTAATGCATAGCTGCCACATGGGTAATCTAATCTTCTATCTATCCATAAAAAAGTTTTACTAGAAATAAAGATGGTAGGTGAATGAAAGGGAAAGCAAATTGGCTAACCAGAGCCGTCCAATAAAGAAGTCAGCATTTAAGACACAACCCTTAAACATTAGAAAAACAAAGGACTTGAATAAGCAGATTAGAGAAACAACAACAGGACCGTTCAGGTTGTCTAGATCTGAGGCACAGCTTCATTTTTCGACGAGAAAGATGTCCTGTTTGGCAAGTTATTTTTTGCAACTTGGTCCCCATCCATAGTTAATGCCTCAAATTacatagaaagaaagaaatgagtTGGAGGAGTCTACCTTAGCTgtatttccatttttctttcccCTTTTATATCATATGGAGCTAATTTTGGCTTGAAAGAGAGACTTCACTTAGAAGATAAGACAATGTTTGGGCTTTTTACTTTCTTTAATGAAAAAATTTGTAGGAATCTTGAGTTGTTGTGGAtgaaaaaaagttgttttttttttcttttttttcaaatggaCCCAGCTAGAAGTATACCTTGAACTGATCTGATTTGCTTTAGAAATAGAAGATTTCCAGCATGATTAACAAAACAGCCACCAAATGCTTTCTACTGCCTTGAGCTTTTCAGATTCTCCTTTACCTGTAAAGAACACAATGAAGCCCATCGATACCAGATAAACAAACATCCAGCCACAGAAGCAAAAGCTTAGTCATACACAATAGAAAACATCAAAAAGGGATGAGATCCC
Encoded proteins:
- the LOC103483309 gene encoding vacuolar protein 8-like, which encodes MVEDSMKGRPGDRQSTEDWLSYAQELVPLALLKAREVKVFPGRWKTIIIKMEQIPSRLSDLSSHPFFSKNALCKEQLQAVSKTLEEVTELAEICVQEKYEGKLRMQNNLDSLSGKLDLNLRDCGHLIKTGVLSEATLPVSVTGTSTQPESNDHKNVRELLARLQIGHLEAKHRALDSLVEVMKEEENTVLAVLGRNNISALIQLLAATSPFIREKAAMAICSIVESRNCEKWLISEGVLPPLIRLVESGSALCKEKAAISLQMLSISAETAREIVGHGGAQPLLDICRTSNSVVQAAAACTLKNMSTIPEVRQSLAEEGIIPVMINLLGCGILLESKAYAAECLQNLTAGSENLRNSVISQGGIRSLLAYIDGTPAQESAIGALRNLLSLVPIEVITSVGVLPCLLHVLRGGLVGAQQAAASAICVISSSPEMKKIIGEAGFIPPLVKMLEAKSNSVREVAAQAIASLMTLSQNINEVKKDENSVPNLVMLLDSSPHNTAKKYAVACLVNLALSKKCKKLMISHGAIGYLKKLVEMEVPSAKKLLERLERGNLSIFSRK